A stretch of Mya arenaria isolate MELC-2E11 chromosome 14, ASM2691426v1 DNA encodes these proteins:
- the LOC128217394 gene encoding uncharacterized protein LOC128217394, producing the protein MNSFLFLTFVGVLCGVVKATIVSETETNREPVARSIILPGASLPRTSCQEQVATNPCVNNALQALTFPHPSDSAKFLQCGLYGRMYTVQCPALELYDQATSSCISPKASLTSKPTYITSLGIPSPCTAQSLQAGRIFFSVSNSNKQFIQCDAAGNARVITCPNPMFWDQNRQSCVFSLQGGVVNPGNMAAVTGILNGANPCTAQAISAQALFFSHPDPTKFIQCDLQGNAFVQRCPSGLVWNQYLETCASQLASYTLTGQTNTSG; encoded by the exons ATGAATTCATTCTTGTTTCTCACGTTTGTAGGAGTGTTGTGTGGTGTTGTAAAAGCCACTATTGTGTCGGAAACTGAAACAAATCGAG AACCGGTGGCCAGAAGCATCATACTTCCAGGTGCCAGTCTTCCCCGTACATCAT GCCAGGAACAGGTGGCGACCAATCCGTGCGTGAACAATGCCTTGCAGGCCCTTACCTTCCCCCACCCTAGCGACTCCGCAAAGTTCCTCCAGTGCGGGCTGTACGGACGTATGTACACCGTCCAGTGTCCCGCATTGGAGCTGTACGATCAGGCAACGTCTTCCTGCATTTCACCAAAGGCAAGCTTAACGTCCAAG CCGACCTACATCACCTCTCTCGGCATTCCAAGTCCATGCACAGCCCAAAGCCTACAGGCAGGCCGGATATTCTTCTCCGTTTCAAATAGTAACAAGCAATTCATCCAGTGTGACGCAGCTGGAAATGCCCGCGTGATAACATGCCCTAACCCGATGTTCTGGGACCAGAACAGGCAATCGTGTGTTTTCTCGCTTCAAGGCGGTGTTGTTAACCCTGGCAATATGGCTGCAGTCACAG GTATATTGAACGGTGCGAACCCGTGTACCGCCCAGGCAATCAGCGCTCAGGCCCTGTTCTTCTCGCACCCCGATCCCACCAAGTTCATCCAGTGTGACCTGCAAGGGAACGCGTTCGTCCAGAGGTGCCCATCTGGTCTCGTGTGGAACCAGTATTTGGAGACGTGTGCTTCTCAGCTTGCGTCCTATACACTCACCGGGCAGACAAACACATCAGGATAG
- the LOC128217395 gene encoding uncharacterized protein LOC128217395 has translation MNSVLFLTCVGVLCGLVQAATVPDTDQEHADRSIVLPGSTLTRTSCQWQVATNPCVNNALQALNFPHPSDASKFLQCGLYERMYVVQCPTGELYDQATSSCISPKAIVAQPTYIASLGIPSPCTAQSLQAGRIFFSVANSNKQFIQCDAAGIARVITCPDQLIWDQNRQSCVYTLQGGVANPGYLAAVTGFVNGANPCTAQAISAQALFFSHPDPTKFIQCDLQGNAFVQRCPSGLVWNQYLETCASQLASFTLTGQTYLSG, from the exons ATGAATTCTGTCTTGTTTCTCACGTGTGTAGGAGTCTTGTGTGGTCTTGTGCAGGCTGCCACCGTGCCGGACACTGATCAGG AGCATGCGGACCGAAGCATCGTCCTGCCTGGATCAACGCTCACCCGCACATCTT GCCAATGGCAGGTTGCGACCAACCCTTGCGTAAACAACGCTCTGCAGGCCCTGAATTTCCCCCACCCGAGCGACGCATCAAAGTTTCTCCAATGCGGACTGTACGAACGAATGTATGTTGTCCAGTGTCCCACTGGAGAGCTCTATGACCAGGCAACATCCTCGTGCATTTCTCCGAAG GCGATTGTAGCCCAGCCGACCTACATCGCCTCTCTCGGTATTCCGAGCCCATGCACAGCACAGAGCCTCCAAGCAGGCCGGATATTCTTCTCCGTTGCGAATAGCAACAAACAATTCATCCAGTGCGACGCTGCCGGAATTGCCCGTGTGATCACTTGCCCTGACCAGCTCATCTGGGACCAGAACAGGCAATCGTGTGTGTACACACTTCAAGGCGGTGTGGCGAACCCTGGTTATCTTGCTGCTGTCACAG GTTTTGTGAACGGCGCTAATCCGTGTACCGCCCAGGCCATCAGCGCTCAGGCCCTGTTCTTCTCCCACCCCGATCCAACCAAGTTCATCCAGTGTGACCTGCAAGGGAACGCTTTCGTCCAGAGGTGCCCGTCTGGTCTCGTGTGGAACCAGTACTTGGAGACGTGCGCTTCCCAACTCGCCTCATTCACACTCACTGGACAGACATATTTATCGGGATAG
- the LOC128217396 gene encoding uncharacterized protein LOC128217396 gives MNSVLFLTCVGVLFGFVQAATVPDTDQEHADRSIVLPGSTHYRTSCKWQVATNPCVNNALQALNFPHPSDPAKFLQCGLYERMYVVQCPTGELYDQATSSCITPKAIIAQPTYIASLGIPSPCTAQSLQAGRIFFSVANSNKQFIQCDAAGNARVITCPDQLIWDQNRQSCIYTLQGGVANPGYLAAVTGFVNGANPCTAQAISAQALFFSHPDPTKFIQCDLQGNAFVQRCPSGLVWNQYFETCTSQLASFTLTGQTNLSG, from the exons ATGAATTCTGTCTTGTTTCTCACGTGTGTAGGAGTCTTGTTTGGTTTTGTGCAGGCTGCCACCGTGCCGGACACTGATCAGG AGCATGCGGACCGAAGCATCGTCCTGCCTGGATCAACCCACTACCGCACATCTT GCAAGTGGCAGGTGGCGACCAACCCTTGCGTAAACAACGCTCTGCAGGCCCTGAATTTTCCCCACCCAAGCGACCCAGCAAAGTTTCTCCAATGCGGACTGTACGAACGAATGTATGTTGTCCAGTGTCCCACTGGAGAGCTCTATGACCAGGCAACATCCTCATGCATTACTCCAAAG GCGATTATAGCCCAGCCGACCTACATCGCCTCTCTCGGCATTCCGAGTCCATGCACAGCACAGAGCCTCCAAGCAGGCCGGATATTCTTCTCCGTTGCGAATAGCAACAAACAATTCATCCAGTGCGACGCGGCCGGAAATGCCCGCGTGATCACCTGCCCGGACCAGCTCATCTGGGACCAGAACAGGCAATCGTGTATCTACACTCTTCAAGGCGGTGTGGCGAACCCTGGTTATCTGGCTGCTGTTACAG GTTTTGTGAACGGCGCGAACCCGTGTACCGCTCAAGCCATCAGCGCCCAGGCACTGTTCTTCTCCCACCCCGATCCCACAAAGTTCATCCAGTGTGACCTGCAAGGGAACGCTTTCGTCCAGAGGTGCCCGTCTGGTCTCGTGTGGAACCAGTACTTTGAGACTTGCACTTCCCAGCTGGCCTCATTCACACTCACTGGACAGACAAACTTATCGGGATAG
- the LOC128217397 gene encoding uncharacterized protein LOC128217397, which yields MNSVLFLTCVGVLCGLVQAATVPDTDQEHADRSIVLPGSTLTRTSCQWQVATNPCVNNALQALNFPHPSDASKFLQCGLYERMYVVQCPTGELYDQATSSCISPKAIVAQPTYIASLGIPSPCTAQSLQAGRIFFSVANSNKQFIQCDAAGIARVITCPDQLIWDQNRQSCVYTLQGGVANPGYLLAVTGFLNGANPCTAQAISAQALFFSHPDPTKFIQCDLQGNAFVQRCPSGLVWNQYLETCASQLASFTLTGQTNLSG from the exons ATGAATTCTGTCTTGTTTCTCACGTGTGTAGGAGTCTTGTGTGGTCTTGTGCAGGCTGCCACCGTGCCGGACACTGATCAGG AGCATGCGGACCGAAGCATCGTCCTGCCTGGATCAACGCTCACCCGCACATCTT GCCAATGGCAGGTTGCGACCAACCCTTGCGTAAACAACGCTCTGCAGGCCCTGAATTTCCCCCACCCGAGCGACGCATCAAAGTTTCTCCAATGCGGACTGTACGAACGAATGTATGTTGTCCAGTGTCCCACTGGAGAGCTCTATGACCAGGCAACATCCTCGTGCATTTCTCCGAAG GCGATTGTAGCCCAGCCGACCTACATCGCCTCTCTCGGCATTCCGAGCCCATGCACAGCTCAGAGCCTCCAAGCAGGCCGGATATTCTTCTCCGTTGCGAATAGCAACAAACAATTCATCCAGTGCGACGCTGCCGGTATTGCCCGCGTGATTACTTGCCCTGACCAGCTCATCTGGGACCAGAACAGGCAATCGTGTGTGTACACACTTCAAGGCGGTGTGGCGAACCCTGGTTATCTTCTTGCAGTCACAG GTTTTTTGAACGGCGCTAATCCGTGTACCGCCCAGGCCATCAGCGCTCAGGCCCTGTTCTTCTCGCACCCCGATCCAACCAAGTTCATCCAGTGTGACCTGCAAGGGAACGCTTTCGTCCAGAGGTGCCCGTCTGGTCTCGTGTGGAACCAGTACTTGGAGACGTGCGCTTCCCAGCTGGCCTCATTCACACTCACTGGACAGACAAACTTATCGGGATAG